Proteins from one Actinobacillus delphinicola genomic window:
- a CDS encoding metal ABC transporter permease encodes MSFLEPFHYQYIINAMLLSALIGGICAFLSGYLILKRWSLIGDALSHSVVPGVAIAYYLEVPYAIGAFFSGIFAAASILWIKSLSKLREDAIIGFIFTTFFALGLLIISLHPTAVNIQEIILGNILGISQNDIYQVLIIAFVSIVLLFCFWKNLMLIFFDEVQAKLVGLNVTAYKLLFFTLLSACIVVALQTVGAILVIAMVVTPGATAYLLTDRFQQLLKISVLIGVIISVLGVYMSYFLNGSTGGVIVSLQTLLFLAAFLFSPKYGCLISHRGEKHELD; translated from the coding sequence ATGAGTTTTTTAGAACCTTTTCATTATCAATATATTATTAATGCGATGTTGTTAAGTGCCTTAATTGGCGGTATTTGTGCGTTTCTTTCAGGGTATTTAATTCTAAAAAGATGGTCTTTAATTGGTGATGCATTATCCCATTCAGTCGTTCCTGGTGTAGCGATAGCTTATTATTTAGAAGTCCCTTATGCAATTGGTGCTTTCTTTTCGGGAATCTTTGCTGCTGCTAGCATTCTCTGGATAAAATCATTATCTAAATTACGTGAAGATGCCATTATAGGTTTTATTTTTACAACTTTTTTTGCCCTAGGATTATTGATTATCTCGTTACATCCAACAGCAGTAAACATTCAGGAAATTATTTTAGGAAATATTCTAGGCATCTCACAAAATGATATTTATCAGGTTTTAATTATTGCTTTTGTGAGTATTGTATTACTGTTCTGTTTTTGGAAAAATTTGATGCTTATATTCTTTGATGAAGTTCAAGCTAAATTAGTTGGATTAAATGTAACAGCATATAAATTATTATTTTTTACTTTATTAAGTGCATGTATTGTTGTGGCATTACAAACAGTCGGGGCAATTCTTGTGATTGCAATGGTTGTCACACCAGGTGCAACGGCTTATTTATTAACGGATAGATTTCAACAATTATTAAAAATTTCAGTATTGATTGGTGTCATTATATCTGTCTTAGGGGTTTATATGAGTTATTTTCTAAATGGTTCAACGGGTGGCGTAATTGTTTCATTGCAGACATTATTATTTCTTGCTGCTTTCTTATTTTCTCCTAAATATGGTTGTTTAATATCACATAGAGGAGAAAAGCATGAGTTGGATTGA
- a CDS encoding metal ABC transporter substrate-binding protein — MRYLLTLLFVFYTASVSAKLNVITTFTILQDIAQNVGGDKATVKSITKAGAEIHQYQPTPKDIIKAQNADLILWNGLYLESWFERFFENMPPIPSVVVTEGIQPLSIYKGPYKGKPNPHAWMSPQNAILYVNNIRDAFIKYDPENAETYRENARNYIQKIEKLDQKFQTVFSKIPEQKRYLATSEGAFGYLAKHYHLKEAYLWSINAEQQGTPQQVKELIDLVRANQIPVIFSESTISDKPAKQVAHESGAKYGGVLYVDSLSTSKGPVPTYLDLLDKTITTIAQGFGVYNEK, encoded by the coding sequence ATGCGTTATTTACTTACATTGTTATTTGTTTTTTATACCGCTTCAGTATCAGCAAAGCTTAATGTTATTACAACATTTACCATTCTTCAGGATATCGCTCAAAATGTTGGTGGCGATAAAGCAACAGTCAAATCTATAACTAAAGCTGGTGCCGAAATTCACCAATATCAGCCTACACCCAAAGACATCATCAAAGCGCAAAATGCAGATTTGATTTTATGGAATGGTCTTTATCTGGAAAGTTGGTTTGAACGTTTTTTTGAAAATATGCCACCAATTCCTTCTGTGGTTGTCACTGAGGGTATTCAGCCACTTTCTATTTATAAGGGACCTTATAAAGGTAAACCCAATCCTCACGCATGGATGTCACCCCAAAATGCGATTTTATATGTCAATAATATCAGAGATGCATTTATTAAATACGATCCTGAAAATGCAGAAACATATAGAGAAAATGCAAGAAATTACATTCAAAAGATTGAAAAATTGGATCAAAAATTTCAAACCGTTTTTTCTAAAATTCCAGAACAAAAACGATATTTAGCAACTAGTGAAGGTGCATTCGGGTATCTTGCGAAACATTACCATTTGAAAGAGGCCTATTTATGGTCAATTAATGCTGAACAACAGGGAACCCCGCAACAAGTGAAAGAGCTTATTGATCTGGTTCGTGCAAATCAAATTCCTGTTATTTTTAGCGAAAGTACGATTTCTGATAAACCTGCAAAACAAGTTGCTCATGAAAGTGGTGCAAAATATGGCGGGGTACTATATGTTGATTCTCTCTCTACAAGTAAAGGACCTGTTCCGACTTATTTGGATTTATTAGATAAAACAATTACGACTATTGCCCAAGGCTTTGGAGTATATAATGAAAAATAA
- the recB gene encoding exodeoxyribonuclease V subunit beta, whose protein sequence is MTAKTIQPLNPITLPLNKTSLIEASAGTGKTHTIASLYLRLLLQVGENAFAIPLRVDQILVVTFTKMATEELKGRIRERIHEAKLAFEAVRAAGDCEQFKDNPFLYDLIQAVFKTSNLDIAITQLSLAEQDFDLAAIFTIHSFCQRMLRRYAFNSGLPFEIQLLEEGDELNLKTRFADEVWRESFYPQSLEVTKFIAKNGVSPDALLDRLRNLIGKDIAINLSQKDMLTSSTLSDFLQEQAILQADFAKIQTNFKAQWLAHCAALESLFDENSANIARYATKGVSNYLGYFNDMKTWASQSDFALAPDRLSKYFTQSALENNLKKGINPFTHPLLTLAEDYAQAEAEFAQKYAESIKLFAYYFSKEVTHKLRDYKENHTEKSYDDLLWLMEKALRGEQSEQFAQVIRHQYPFAMIDEFQDTDPQQYFIFNEIYLKAHQDSAPSGFLMIGDPKQSIYKFRGADIFSYLKAAQDAENQFTLDQNWRSNAGLIESVNTLFSMKNDTSPFLYNDIRFSAVTAAKSKLNFVLNGGKEPPMRIYLQDIEDITGKSSKIVKLNEEDFAETCALSIRQWLESAKENQATLDGETLQAKDIAVLLRDAKQAKLIKDALAKQGINSVYLSDKSNIFQTDIARDMLFVLQACLNPLNEKNILNVLSCALFSLSMGDIDRIKQQESEWEATVQRFLQYQRIWQHQGVLAMLHQLLQQEQLMTRLFLLQGGERRLTDYLHLAELLQQASVLNESEAALLHWFEKQVCGDNKLSTAEIRLESDRALVKIVTIHKSKGLAYDLVWLPFIGFSSRKNGDNIPTYYDKEKGKVLWDMAGEHDDEILQETLAEEMRLLYVALTRAKYQVVMALPTYFGKNNAQRLAWNGLWNALTPDVLTDKNEPIKTQTLLENWRNLAGGENIVIEEATALPHFETPLTAETAHLQLDVAKFQGKISRDWSVSSFTKMKYQHLFKQYAQKQNAIQYFVADRDYDEEESQFNPMTLLDDDTTTQITTCPDYPEGYSPFQFPAGNRVGTALHHFLEKLDFQIRLDTNQLEHRQMLLNLAQQMGMPLENDEQAELTIIGLGLWINAILETPFMEGNPLAFKDIALNERLNELEFFFSVPERFNPTQFNQILAEHHHLPSEPLILESFKGMMHGFIDLVFVHEGKYYLVDYKSNMLGTSQNAYNQTNIRQKMLNEHYDWQYLIYVVALNRYLRSRLPDYDYERDFGGVIYPFLRGMTGQAGEGIYFDKPTKTLVDTLEALFAC, encoded by the coding sequence ATGACAGCAAAAACCATCCAGCCTTTAAATCCGATTACCTTACCTTTGAATAAAACCAGTCTAATTGAAGCCTCAGCAGGGACGGGGAAAACGCATACCATCGCCTCGCTTTATTTACGCTTATTACTTCAAGTCGGCGAAAATGCCTTTGCAATCCCATTGCGTGTCGATCAAATCTTGGTAGTAACTTTTACTAAAATGGCGACAGAGGAATTAAAAGGGCGTATTCGGGAACGTATCCATGAGGCAAAACTTGCCTTTGAAGCAGTGAGAGCGGCAGGGGATTGCGAACAATTTAAAGATAATCCATTTTTATACGATTTAATTCAGGCAGTGTTTAAAACGTCAAATCTGGATATTGCGATTACGCAACTTTCTCTCGCCGAGCAAGATTTTGACCTTGCAGCAATTTTTACGATTCATAGTTTTTGTCAGCGTATGTTAAGACGTTATGCGTTTAATTCAGGTTTGCCTTTTGAGATCCAATTATTAGAAGAGGGCGATGAATTAAATTTAAAAACTCGCTTTGCGGATGAAGTGTGGCGTGAGAGTTTTTACCCGCAATCTTTAGAAGTGACGAAATTTATTGCTAAAAATGGCGTTTCACCTGACGCACTTCTCGATCGTTTACGTAATTTAATCGGTAAGGATATTGCGATAAATCTTTCACAAAAAGATATGTTAACCAGCTCAACTTTATCTGATTTTTTACAAGAACAAGCCATTTTGCAGGCAGATTTTGCCAAAATTCAAACGAATTTTAAGGCGCAGTGGTTGGCACATTGCGCTGCTTTAGAAAGTCTTTTTGATGAAAATAGTGCAAATATTGCCAGATATGCGACAAAAGGCGTGTCTAATTATCTTGGCTACTTTAACGATATGAAAACATGGGCAAGTCAATCTGATTTTGCCTTAGCACCTGATAGACTTTCAAAATATTTTACGCAGTCGGCACTTGAGAACAACCTTAAAAAAGGCATAAATCCATTTACCCACCCGTTGCTCACCCTTGCGGAAGATTATGCGCAAGCGGAGGCGGAATTTGCGCAGAAATATGCAGAAAGCATAAAACTTTTCGCTTACTATTTTTCTAAAGAAGTGACTCATAAACTGCGTGACTATAAAGAAAACCATACCGAGAAATCGTATGACGATTTGTTATGGTTAATGGAAAAAGCATTGCGTGGTGAGCAAAGTGAGCAATTTGCACAAGTTATTCGCCATCAATATCCCTTTGCAATGATTGATGAATTCCAAGATACCGACCCGCAACAATATTTTATTTTTAACGAAATTTACCTAAAAGCGCATCAAGATAGCGCTCCAAGCGGATTTCTGATGATCGGCGATCCAAAACAATCAATTTATAAATTCCGTGGTGCGGATATTTTTTCTTATCTAAAAGCCGCACAAGATGCAGAAAATCAATTTACGCTTGATCAAAACTGGCGCTCAAATGCGGGGTTAATTGAGAGTGTAAATACATTATTCTCAATGAAAAACGATACCTCGCCATTCCTTTATAACGATATCCGTTTTTCTGCTGTCACGGCGGCAAAATCGAAATTAAATTTTGTGCTAAATGGCGGAAAAGAACCGCCAATGCGTATTTATCTACAAGATATTGAGGATATCACGGGTAAGAGTTCTAAAATTGTCAAATTAAATGAGGAAGATTTTGCCGAAACCTGCGCATTATCTATTCGTCAATGGCTAGAAAGTGCGAAAGAGAATCAAGCCACCTTAGATGGAGAAACGCTACAAGCGAAAGATATTGCGGTTTTATTACGTGATGCAAAACAAGCGAAATTAATTAAAGATGCTTTAGCCAAACAGGGGATTAATTCCGTTTATCTTTCTGATAAGTCTAATATATTCCAAACCGATATTGCTCGTGACATGCTTTTTGTTCTACAAGCGTGTTTAAACCCACTTAATGAAAAAAACATTCTCAATGTACTAAGTTGTGCGCTTTTTTCACTTTCAATGGGCGATATTGACAGGATTAAACAACAAGAAAGCGAATGGGAAGCGACGGTTCAACGTTTTTTACAATATCAACGCATCTGGCAACATCAAGGCGTGTTGGCAATGTTACACCAGCTTTTACAACAAGAACAATTAATGACACGATTATTCTTATTACAAGGCGGTGAACGTAGGCTAACGGATTATTTACATCTTGCTGAATTACTTCAACAAGCAAGTGTGCTAAATGAAAGCGAAGCAGCCTTACTTCATTGGTTTGAAAAACAAGTTTGTGGTGACAATAAACTTTCCACTGCAGAAATCCGTTTAGAAAGTGATAGGGCGCTTGTTAAAATTGTCACGATCCATAAATCAAAAGGATTGGCGTATGATCTGGTTTGGTTACCATTTATCGGTTTTTCAAGTCGTAAGAATGGCGATAACATTCCAACCTATTACGATAAAGAGAAAGGCAAAGTCCTTTGGGATATGGCAGGGGAACATGATGATGAAATTCTGCAAGAAACCTTAGCTGAAGAAATGCGCCTACTTTACGTTGCTTTAACCCGTGCTAAATATCAAGTCGTTATGGCATTACCCACTTACTTTGGGAAAAATAATGCGCAACGTTTAGCTTGGAATGGACTTTGGAATGCCCTTACGCCAGATGTTCTGACCGATAAAAACGAACCGATTAAAACGCAAACTTTATTAGAAAATTGGCGCAATCTTGCTGGTGGTGAGAATATTGTGATTGAAGAGGCAACGGCTTTACCGCATTTTGAAACACCATTAACCGCCGAAACTGCGCATTTACAACTTGATGTTGCAAAATTTCAAGGAAAAATTAGCCGTGATTGGTCGGTATCCAGTTTTACCAAAATGAAATATCAACATCTTTTCAAACAATACGCTCAAAAGCAAAATGCTATTCAATATTTTGTGGCAGATCGCGATTATGATGAAGAAGAAAGTCAATTTAATCCAATGACTTTACTTGATGACGATACAACAACGCAAATTACCACTTGCCCAGATTATCCAGAAGGCTATTCACCTTTCCAATTTCCAGCAGGCAATCGTGTAGGGACGGCATTACACCATTTTTTAGAAAAACTTGATTTTCAAATTCGCTTAGATACAAATCAGCTCGAACATCGCCAAATGCTTTTGAACTTAGCGCAACAAATGGGTATGCCTCTTGAAAATGACGAACAAGCAGAATTAACAATCATTGGGCTAGGTCTATGGATTAATGCCATTTTGGAAACGCCATTTATGGAAGGCAATCCGCTTGCGTTTAAAGATATTGCCTTAAACGAACGCCTTAACGAACTTGAATTTTTCTTTAGCGTGCCAGAACGATTTAATCCGACGCAATTTAATCAGATCTTGGCAGAACATCATCACTTACCAAGTGAACCGCTTATTTTAGAAAGTTTTAAAGGCATGATGCACGGTTTTATTGACTTAGTCTTTGTGCATGAAGGGAAATATTATCTCGTGGATTATAAATCCAATATGCTCGGCACCTCGCAAAATGCCTATAACCAAACCAATATCCGTCAGAAAATGTTAAACGAACATTATGACTGGCAATACTTAATCTACGTTGTGGCACTGAATCGATATTTGCGTAGTCGCTTACCTGATTATGACTACGAGCGTGATTTTGGCGGTGTGATTTATCCTTTCCTAAGAGGCATGACGGGGCAAGCGGGCGAGGGCATTTATTTTGATAAACCTACCAAAACGTTGGTGGATACATTGGAGGCACTGTTTGCATGCTAA
- a CDS encoding metal ABC transporter permease — MSWIDLLSEPFTYPFMQRALFVAVIVATISAILSCYLVLKGWALMGDALSHAVLPGIVIVYLLNLPLIIGAFLSGIFCAFSMGYIKQHSRLKEDTVMGIVFAGMFAFGLVLFSKIESEQHLLHILFGNILGITRGDFYQTLIISAIVILVLLLKGKDFVLFCFDPNYCHVAGLSPKKLHYFLLSLLTLTIVMAMQVVGVILVVAMLISPGMTAYLLTKQFYQMVTIAIFFSLLSSFLGLIVSYYLDASPGACIILIQAIFFMVVLALVQLKNKIQINFSEN; from the coding sequence ATGAGTTGGATTGATCTATTATCTGAACCCTTTACTTATCCTTTTATGCAACGTGCCTTGTTTGTCGCAGTTATTGTTGCAACGATTTCAGCAATTTTATCTTGCTATTTAGTTTTAAAAGGTTGGGCATTAATGGGGGATGCATTATCACATGCAGTTTTACCAGGTATTGTTATTGTTTATTTACTAAATCTTCCTCTTATTATTGGTGCATTTCTTTCGGGAATATTTTGTGCATTTAGTATGGGGTATATTAAGCAACATTCTCGATTAAAAGAGGATACAGTCATGGGAATTGTATTTGCTGGTATGTTTGCGTTTGGTTTAGTGCTTTTTAGCAAAATTGAATCAGAACAGCATTTATTACATATTCTCTTTGGTAATATACTTGGTATCACAAGAGGTGATTTCTATCAAACATTGATTATTTCAGCAATAGTAATATTAGTTTTATTATTAAAAGGCAAGGACTTTGTTCTATTTTGCTTTGATCCTAATTATTGTCATGTTGCAGGACTTTCTCCGAAAAAACTTCATTATTTTTTACTCAGTTTATTGACCCTCACCATTGTTATGGCAATGCAAGTTGTTGGTGTTATTCTGGTTGTGGCCATGTTAATTTCACCAGGTATGACAGCCTATTTATTAACGAAACAGTTTTATCAAATGGTTACCATTGCTATCTTTTTTTCATTATTGAGTAGTTTCTTAGGGCTTATCGTTAGTTATTATCTTGATGCCTCACCTGGTGCATGTATTATCTTAATTCAGGCGATTTTCTTCATGGTTGTCCTTGCCTTGGTTCAATTAAAAAATAAGATTCAAATAAATTTTTCCGAAAATTGA
- a CDS encoding integration host factor subunit alpha — translation MTLTKQDIAKRLIESLGLDKDDAKMLVESFFEEIRACLEAGEDVKLSGFGNFELREKASRPGRNPKTGESVPVSARRVVVFKPGQKLRKRVEKTIPKH, via the coding sequence ATGACTTTAACAAAACAAGATATTGCAAAACGTCTCATAGAATCGCTTGGACTCGATAAAGACGACGCAAAAATGTTAGTGGAAAGTTTTTTTGAGGAAATTCGAGCTTGCCTGGAAGCGGGCGAGGATGTGAAGTTATCGGGTTTTGGTAATTTCGAATTACGCGAAAAGGCATCAAGACCTGGTCGCAACCCAAAAACTGGAGAAAGTGTTCCCGTATCAGCACGTCGAGTTGTTGTTTTTAAACCAGGACAGAAACTTCGGAAACGAGTTGAGAAAACCATTCCAAAACATTGA
- a CDS encoding metal ABC transporter ATP-binding protein, which produces MKNNMITVTDLAVRYNNGHLAIYDINFSLPNSMICALIGINGSGKSTLFKSLMGLIKPQKGKIEICELPINKALKANLVSYVPQIEEVDWSFPVTVYDVVMMGRYGHMNFLRIPTKNDKLKVQNALEKMGISDLQDRQIGELSGGQKKRVFLARALAQESHIFLLDEPFTGIDVTTSNIIISLLKELREMGKLILISMHNLNAIPNFCDHIIMLNRQLIAEGSIADTFTQENLEKVFGEQNKKEDKSVAVIDKEHLWNMTSGEPSISI; this is translated from the coding sequence ATGAAAAATAATATGATTACCGTAACGGATTTGGCCGTTCGTTATAATAATGGACATCTTGCAATTTACGATATTAATTTTTCTTTACCAAATAGTATGATTTGTGCCTTAATTGGAATTAATGGTAGTGGGAAATCAACACTTTTTAAAAGTTTAATGGGTTTAATTAAACCTCAAAAAGGGAAAATAGAAATATGCGAACTCCCTATTAATAAAGCATTAAAAGCTAATTTAGTTTCGTATGTTCCACAAATTGAAGAAGTAGATTGGTCATTTCCTGTAACGGTTTATGATGTTGTAATGATGGGGCGTTATGGACATATGAATTTTCTTCGTATACCGACTAAAAATGATAAATTAAAGGTACAAAATGCACTTGAAAAAATGGGAATATCAGATTTACAAGATCGTCAAATTGGAGAGTTATCTGGCGGTCAAAAGAAACGTGTTTTTTTAGCAAGAGCATTAGCGCAAGAAAGTCATATATTTTTATTAGATGAGCCATTTACTGGTATTGATGTTACAACATCTAATATTATTATTTCTCTTTTAAAAGAATTAAGAGAAATGGGAAAACTTATTTTAATTTCTATGCATAATTTAAATGCTATTCCTAACTTTTGTGATCATATTATTATGTTAAATCGTCAATTAATTGCCGAAGGAAGTATTGCAGATACCTTTACTCAAGAAAATTTAGAAAAAGTATTTGGTGAACAGAACAAGAAAGAAGATAAATCAGTAGCAGTTATTGATAAAGAACATCTTTGGAATATGACAAGCGGTGAGCCTTCTATTTCGATTTAG
- the grxB gene encoding glutaredoxin 2, with protein sequence MKLYLYDHCPYCVRPRMLVGLKNLRVEEVTLLNDNEATPMALIGKKVVPILVKDDGCAMGESLDIVRYFDEKFGPKILKDEVRPEIKAWCEDVGSYYYRLLHPRCIQLGLPEFSTAGAIEYFVKKKSVKIGNFEQNVRNSAYYIEKLELDLARLGALIKKPTSLNDELSYEDILVFPMLRNLTCVKGLRFPHKVKTYVENMAKATHIPLFYDKQR encoded by the coding sequence ATGAAGCTTTATCTATACGATCATTGTCCCTATTGTGTACGACCGCGCATGTTAGTAGGACTTAAAAATTTACGTGTGGAAGAAGTTACTTTATTAAATGACAATGAAGCCACTCCAATGGCATTGATTGGAAAAAAAGTTGTCCCAATTCTTGTGAAAGATGATGGTTGTGCGATGGGCGAAAGTCTGGATATCGTGCGCTATTTTGATGAAAAATTTGGTCCCAAGATTTTAAAAGATGAAGTTCGACCTGAAATCAAAGCGTGGTGTGAAGATGTCGGCAGTTATTATTATCGATTATTACACCCGCGCTGTATCCAGCTTGGATTACCTGAATTTTCAACGGCTGGCGCAATTGAATATTTTGTGAAAAAGAAAAGCGTGAAAATTGGTAACTTTGAACAAAATGTCCGTAATTCAGCGTACTATATTGAAAAGTTAGAATTAGATTTAGCACGACTTGGCGCATTAATTAAAAAGCCAACCAGTCTTAACGATGAATTGTCTTATGAAGACATTCTCGTTTTCCCGATGTTACGTAATTTAACTTGCGTAAAAGGGTTGCGATTCCCTCATAAAGTGAAAACTTATGTAGAAAATATGGCAAAGGCGACACATATTCCGCTATTTTACGATAAACAACGTTAA
- the pheT gene encoding phenylalanine--tRNA ligase subunit beta, with amino-acid sequence MKFSENWVREWVNPEVDSDTLCDQLTMLGLEVDGVEKVAGDFTGVVVGEVVECARHPDADKLQVTKVNVGGDRLLDIVCGAKNCRLGLKVACATEGAVLPGDFKIKKTKLRGQPSEGMLCSFSELGVEDGSEGILELPADAPIGMDFREYLDLNDNMIEISLTPNRADCLSIMGVARDLAVLNRLPLNQEDIKTVPATIADKVAMEVKEPAACPRYLLRMIKNIDMNAKTPRWMQEKLRRGGIRSIDPVVDVTNYILLAYGQPMHAFDADKVAQPVQVRFAKPEEELTLLDGNTVKLKENTLVIADQNGALAMAGIFGGEASGVTAESKNIILEAAFFAPLAITGRARQYGLHTDSSHRFERGVDFAIAEKMMEKATALILEICGGEAGEICKVESAENLPKIEAITLRREKLDNLLGHHIPTEQVTDILNRLGFDVAYTDDKWQVTPTSWRFDIQIEEDLIEEVARIYGYNNIPNNAPLAHLQINERPEKELNINRIRQAFVDSDYQEIISYSFVDPDIQRHLHPEMEALILPNPISKEMSAMRLSLLTGLLGAVLYNQNRQQSRVRLFETGLRFVPDENAESGVRQEMMLGAVICGDRFPITWERKGENVDFFDLKGDLERILSLTKAGNRLQFVAKSFTALHPGQSAAILLDGEEIGFIGTVHPKVIQTLGLSGKPVVAEIKWSAINEQKVPSAKEVSRFPANKRDLALVVDKDVPAQAILNACQEAGGEQLVNVTLFDVYQGANLEAGKKSLAVSLTIQDTQKTLEEKDINAVISAVLSALESRFNAYLRE; translated from the coding sequence CGTTTGCGGTGCGAAAAACTGCCGCTTAGGCTTAAAAGTAGCTTGTGCGACCGAAGGTGCGGTTTTACCAGGTGATTTTAAAATTAAGAAAACTAAATTACGTGGTCAACCATCAGAAGGTATGCTTTGCTCATTTAGTGAATTAGGCGTAGAAGATGGTTCAGAAGGTATTTTAGAATTACCAGCAGATGCACCTATCGGTATGGATTTCCGTGAGTATTTAGATTTAAATGATAATATGATCGAAATCAGCTTAACCCCAAACCGTGCAGATTGTTTAAGCATTATGGGCGTGGCTCGTGATTTAGCTGTGTTAAACCGTTTACCGTTGAATCAAGAAGACATTAAAACTGTGCCAGCAACTATCGCAGATAAAGTGGCGATGGAAGTGAAAGAGCCTGCTGCTTGTCCACGTTATTTATTACGTATGATTAAAAATATCGATATGAATGCGAAAACACCACGTTGGATGCAAGAAAAATTACGTCGTGGTGGTATTCGTTCTATCGATCCTGTTGTGGATGTAACAAACTACATCTTATTAGCCTACGGTCAACCAATGCACGCATTTGATGCCGATAAAGTCGCTCAACCTGTACAAGTGCGTTTTGCTAAACCTGAAGAAGAATTAACGCTTTTAGATGGTAATACTGTAAAACTTAAAGAAAATACATTAGTTATCGCTGACCAAAATGGTGCATTAGCGATGGCAGGTATTTTCGGTGGCGAAGCAAGTGGTGTGACTGCAGAAAGTAAAAATATCATTTTAGAAGCTGCATTCTTTGCGCCATTAGCCATTACTGGTCGCGCACGTCAATATGGTTTACACACTGACTCATCACACCGTTTTGAACGTGGTGTAGATTTCGCTATTGCTGAAAAAATGATGGAAAAAGCAACCGCATTAATTTTAGAAATTTGTGGTGGTGAAGCAGGTGAAATTTGCAAAGTAGAAAGTGCAGAAAATTTACCGAAAATTGAGGCGATCACATTACGTCGTGAAAAATTAGATAATCTGCTCGGTCATCATATTCCGACTGAACAAGTTACTGATATTTTAAACCGTCTTGGTTTTGATGTCGCTTATACCGATGATAAATGGCAAGTGACACCAACAAGCTGGCGCTTTGATATTCAAATCGAAGAAGATTTAATTGAAGAAGTGGCGCGTATTTATGGGTATAACAATATTCCAAATAATGCACCGCTTGCACATTTACAAATTAACGAACGCCCAGAAAAAGAATTAAATATCAATCGTATTCGTCAAGCATTTGTTGACAGCGATTATCAAGAAATTATTTCTTATAGCTTTGTGGATCCAGATATTCAACGCCATCTTCATCCAGAAATGGAAGCATTGATTTTACCAAATCCGATTTCTAAAGAAATGTCAGCAATGCGTCTTTCTTTATTGACAGGTTTACTTGGTGCGGTGCTTTATAACCAAAATCGTCAACAAAGTCGTGTACGTTTATTTGAAACTGGATTACGTTTCGTTCCAGATGAAAATGCAGAAAGCGGTGTACGTCAAGAAATGATGCTTGGTGCGGTGATTTGTGGTGATCGTTTCCCAATTACTTGGGAACGTAAAGGTGAAAATGTGGATTTCTTTGATCTTAAAGGAGATTTAGAACGCATTTTATCTTTGACAAAAGCTGGAAATCGTCTTCAATTTGTAGCAAAATCATTTACAGCATTACATCCAGGTCAATCAGCAGCCATTTTATTAGATGGTGAAGAAATTGGCTTTATCGGAACCGTACATCCGAAAGTGATTCAAACTTTAGGACTTTCTGGTAAACCAGTGGTAGCTGAAATTAAATGGTCTGCGATTAATGAACAAAAAGTACCAAGTGCAAAAGAAGTTTCTCGTTTCCCTGCGAATAAACGTGATCTTGCGTTGGTGGTGGACAAAGATGTTCCTGCACAAGCAATTCTTAATGCTTGCCAAGAGGCTGGTGGTGAACAACTTGTGAATGTGACATTATTTGATGTGTACCAAGGTGCAAATCTTGAAGCGGGTAAGAAAAGCTTAGCGGTCAGCTTAACTATTCAAGATACGCAAAAAACCTTGGAGGAAAAGGATATTAACGCCGTGATTTCAGCTGTGCTCAGTGCGTTAGAATCTCGTTTTAATGCCTATTTAAGAGAGTAA